The following are encoded in a window of Bacteroides sp. AN502(2024) genomic DNA:
- a CDS encoding surface glycan-binding family protein, whose translation MKSNLQNLTSRFVAILMTIGLCISGVSCTDPETTDSTKFAIFYAGVTDIGPSMNFKMSGPTYIGGTPSDFAITRVTLNGEVYDTDCFQIEPHTGAVSISETKELAVGLYALSISCRSNGSFYEFKDIISINMMRAIPEGIYVDPNKIKVDFADIINNESTVELPTARVKSDGNHISIKKYIIANVRKNGELIEKFDFFKISNEGTISITKGKSDITPGKYVLDLKLTTAIVDEESEEGIFENAIEIDVTSQPLSLTYTPNSVKAEENTQNVSTAPALIGSTDGLVYSIKSTTPQTSMISIEPTTGIITLAADNKLEIGTTCNVSITASNQYGSKDFDNAYTINIVKYIAPISEFTYNNTENIIQAAAFEHPVNKITGDEVTYSFVNLDSRLSDLSIDPTTGTISAKKGNNIPIGEHTITVSAKNNKSELQTSFKLNIQKNPYYFTYVHWGNNLNLSPARNYASQYRVTTKNELSKLSISVADSDIPEGIEVNWAIKESTMGKDATTGIPHAEIDHNGKITFNGGWTNGKVFMLLISATTGKGTPGEITIKVPVFIHCAGAVEGVTVNYTPFVFQVNPRTGGTSTAPAISGVEPSLFVADYRRAFNYYNINGPEGHINGQPSKASSFMNKLWNSYYDPKTPNYGQKWPLSYYDDTSSMAKKLGYVDASKNCAITINPNKWQDEQGYANGVMIGQITFVKDGNPKNVSGGKQISPIAIWFDTKF comes from the coding sequence ATGAAATCAAATTTACAAAACCTGACTTCAAGATTCGTTGCAATCTTAATGACGATAGGGTTATGCATATCGGGTGTTTCGTGTACAGACCCTGAGACAACCGACTCTACAAAGTTTGCAATCTTCTATGCCGGAGTCACCGACATAGGTCCCTCAATGAATTTTAAGATGTCCGGACCAACTTATATCGGAGGAACTCCCTCGGATTTTGCAATTACCCGTGTCACTCTCAATGGAGAAGTATATGATACTGATTGTTTCCAGATAGAGCCCCATACAGGAGCTGTTTCTATATCCGAAACTAAAGAACTCGCTGTCGGTTTATATGCTTTAAGCATCTCTTGCCGTTCTAATGGGAGTTTTTATGAATTCAAAGATATCATATCTATCAATATGATGAGAGCCATTCCTGAAGGAATCTATGTTGATCCTAATAAAATAAAAGTCGACTTTGCCGACATTATTAATAATGAAAGCACGGTAGAGCTACCAACAGCACGGGTAAAGAGTGACGGGAATCATATATCAATCAAAAAATATATCATCGCTAACGTACGCAAGAATGGAGAATTAATAGAGAAATTTGACTTTTTCAAAATCTCAAATGAAGGAACAATCTCCATTACAAAAGGAAAATCCGATATCACCCCAGGGAAATATGTACTTGATTTAAAACTTACCACTGCAATTGTGGATGAGGAATCGGAAGAGGGTATTTTTGAGAATGCCATTGAAATAGATGTAACATCCCAGCCATTGTCTTTAACTTATACTCCCAACTCCGTTAAAGCAGAAGAAAACACCCAAAATGTATCAACTGCCCCCGCACTTATCGGTTCTACAGATGGATTGGTTTATTCTATCAAATCTACGACCCCTCAGACTTCGATGATAAGTATTGAGCCTACAACCGGAATTATCACATTGGCAGCTGATAACAAACTGGAAATCGGAACAACTTGCAATGTATCGATTACGGCTTCCAACCAGTATGGAAGCAAAGATTTTGATAATGCATATACCATAAACATAGTTAAGTATATCGCACCTATTTCTGAATTTACTTATAATAATACGGAAAATATCATTCAGGCTGCCGCTTTTGAGCATCCCGTCAATAAAATAACAGGTGATGAAGTTACATACTCATTTGTTAATCTTGACTCCCGATTAAGCGACTTAAGCATCGATCCTACCACGGGAACCATATCTGCTAAAAAAGGGAATAACATTCCTATAGGAGAGCATACAATCACTGTATCAGCTAAAAACAATAAAAGCGAGCTACAGACTTCTTTTAAATTGAACATACAAAAAAATCCATACTATTTCACATACGTACATTGGGGAAACAATTTGAATTTATCTCCTGCAAGAAATTATGCAAGTCAATACAGAGTAACAACAAAGAATGAGTTATCTAAATTATCCATTTCCGTGGCAGATTCGGACATACCGGAAGGCATAGAGGTTAACTGGGCAATCAAAGAATCTACCATGGGCAAAGATGCAACTACGGGAATCCCCCATGCGGAAATTGATCATAACGGTAAAATTACATTCAATGGAGGTTGGACTAACGGAAAAGTCTTCATGTTACTAATATCTGCAACAACCGGAAAAGGAACACCCGGTGAAATCACAATAAAAGTTCCGGTATTTATTCATTGTGCAGGTGCCGTAGAGGGAGTAACCGTAAATTACACCCCCTTTGTATTCCAAGTAAACCCACGTACGGGCGGCACTTCAACAGCCCCTGCAATTTCCGGTGTAGAACCCAGTTTATTTGTAGCTGATTATCGAAGAGCGTTCAACTACTATAATATCAACGGACCGGAAGGGCATATTAATGGACAACCGAGTAAAGCATCATCGTTCATGAACAAACTATGGAATTCATATTATGATCCCAAGACTCCCAATTACGGACAAAAATGGCCGTTATCATATTATGACGACACATCCAGTATGGCAAAAAAACTAGGGTATGTGGATGCATCCAAGAATTGTGCCATCACCATTAACCCCAATAAATGGCAAGATGAACAAGGCTATGCCAATGGAGTCATGATTGGGCAGATAACATTTGTAAAAGATGGAAATCCTAAAAATGTCAGCGGTGGGAAACAGATATCCCCTATAGCCATCTGGTTCGACACTAAATTCTAA
- the hepC gene encoding heparin-sulfate lyase HepC, translated as MKNIFFICICALFTTIGCTDDHEILSTGNSVNIELLPDNKPNDVLNARLFEVINLDYPGLEKVKSYYEANEYYYAAHELLEYYRNRSEINNPNINLMNPSITASEQNIANQALDFRFYVRNFKESTDASGNEIYYSFKKDGKIDWDFIPAEITDQEFKSQKHRHQWMLPQAKAYRVKQDEKYFQSWMAVYSDWLNTFPCPENGTVNKDNVQWYGLQPAERVLSQINILPYFIQSAHFTPEWLSIFLTAFADEVECIRKNYFTDGSNIYVTQVQAVTTAGMLMPEFKNSTEWLTEGSQKISEQVTAQFLEDGVQVELDPSYHIGVVDGFYNIYKLAMLNGKLHLFPSNYIELLKKASRFVMDIIYPNYTIDNFNDTRSSSYSKSVILKNLKKYMEMFPEDEEIRWMATEGKQGTKPTELVQVYDAAGYYMLRSGWEKDATMMILKNNKNTDNKWHCQPDNGTFGLYHKGRNFCPDAGVYSYGGTSSSNADRTAFAATVMHNTMTRNKKDIAKNYMNGRLLLQESKNNMDILVTENQSYSDLTHRRAVFFIRDKKTFVLVDEGYGTGSTPTVNLNFKLCPNKNNVVIDDESAHHQYGAHTLFTDGNNMIFKTFVETTEGYTAENNTAYISEKLGEKTHQRRFYQVNITKPANGAARFITVICPFEKEADLEKLPINARFTDNNEENAGTFHANGASVEVNIGAEKYELSYTL; from the coding sequence ATGAAGAACATCTTCTTTATTTGCATTTGTGCCTTATTTACAACTATTGGATGCACCGATGATCATGAAATTCTTTCCACAGGAAACAGTGTAAACATTGAACTACTCCCCGACAACAAGCCCAACGATGTACTGAACGCAAGGCTCTTTGAGGTTATCAATTTAGACTATCCGGGATTAGAAAAAGTAAAATCGTATTATGAAGCCAATGAGTATTATTATGCAGCACATGAATTGCTGGAATACTATCGAAACAGATCTGAGATCAACAATCCGAATATCAACTTGATGAACCCGAGTATTACCGCTTCAGAACAAAATATTGCAAACCAAGCATTGGATTTTCGTTTCTATGTACGTAATTTCAAGGAATCAACCGATGCCTCCGGAAATGAAATCTATTATTCTTTTAAAAAGGATGGAAAAATAGACTGGGATTTTATCCCTGCTGAAATCACAGATCAAGAGTTCAAGTCACAGAAGCACCGTCATCAATGGATGCTTCCACAAGCAAAAGCATACAGAGTGAAACAAGACGAGAAATACTTTCAGTCGTGGATGGCTGTTTACAGCGACTGGCTGAACACATTCCCATGCCCAGAAAATGGTACTGTTAATAAAGACAACGTACAATGGTATGGACTTCAACCGGCCGAAAGAGTATTGTCACAAATAAACATTTTACCTTATTTCATCCAGTCGGCCCACTTTACTCCCGAATGGCTTTCTATTTTTCTGACAGCATTCGCCGATGAAGTGGAATGTATCCGCAAAAATTACTTCACGGATGGTAGCAATATTTACGTAACCCAAGTACAAGCCGTCACCACAGCTGGTATGCTAATGCCTGAATTTAAGAACTCAACCGAATGGTTGACGGAAGGCTCACAAAAAATCAGCGAACAGGTAACAGCACAGTTCCTGGAAGATGGAGTGCAAGTTGAATTGGACCCTTCTTATCATATAGGAGTAGTTGACGGGTTCTATAATATCTATAAACTAGCCATGCTCAACGGTAAACTGCACTTATTCCCCTCCAATTATATAGAATTGTTGAAAAAAGCATCTCGATTTGTAATGGATATTATTTATCCCAATTACACAATTGACAATTTCAACGATACACGTTCCAGTTCATATAGTAAAAGTGTCATATTGAAAAATCTGAAGAAATATATGGAGATGTTCCCCGAAGATGAAGAAATACGATGGATGGCAACGGAAGGAAAGCAGGGAACAAAGCCAACGGAATTGGTTCAAGTTTACGATGCGGCAGGTTATTATATGTTGCGCAGCGGATGGGAAAAAGATGCCACGATGATGATTCTGAAAAACAATAAAAATACAGATAACAAATGGCACTGCCAACCGGATAACGGAACATTCGGATTGTATCACAAAGGACGCAATTTCTGTCCGGATGCCGGTGTGTACTCCTACGGTGGTACAAGCTCAAGCAACGCCGACCGTACAGCATTTGCAGCTACAGTCATGCATAACACAATGACAAGAAATAAAAAAGATATAGCTAAAAACTATATGAACGGACGATTGCTATTGCAAGAAAGTAAAAACAATATGGACATCCTCGTCACTGAAAACCAATCATACAGTGACCTGACTCACCGCCGCGCCGTATTCTTCATCAGAGACAAAAAAACATTTGTCCTTGTAGACGAAGGATATGGAACAGGCTCCACCCCTACGGTCAACCTCAACTTCAAACTGTGCCCCAACAAAAACAATGTTGTAATCGACGATGAGAGTGCCCACCATCAATATGGGGCTCATACCCTATTTACAGATGGCAACAATATGATATTCAAAACGTTTGTTGAAACGACCGAAGGATACACTGCAGAAAACAATACAGCATATATTTCTGAAAAACTTGGAGAAAAAACTCATCAGCGTAGGTTCTACCAAGTAAACATTACCAAACCTGCCAACGGAGCCGCACGTTTTATCACCGTTATTTGTCCGTTTGAGAAAGAAGCCGATCTTGAAAAGCTACCTATAAACGCCCGGTTCACAGACAACAATGAAGAGAACGCCGGTACGTTCCATGCAAACGGTGCTTCCGTAGAAGTGAACATTGGTGCTGAAAAATATGAGTTATCCTATACATTATAA